The following is a genomic window from Ignavibacteria bacterium.
CTGCACCCTGGCTTCCGCCAAAAATGAAAATTGTTTTGTTATTATCTAAGCCAAGTTTTGCTTTAGCTTCTACTTTATCTATTCTATGCATGGAGCTTCTTATCGGATGAGAAATTCTGATAACGTTATCATTCCTTTTTAAATATTTTCTTGTATCATCAAAATTCACTATAACCTTATCAGCTCTTTTTGAAAGCATCTTCACGGTTTTTCCTGCAAAAGAATTTCCTTCCTGAATTACGTTCGGCATTTTTAATCTCTGCGCGGCATACACAACAGGGAAACAAACAAATCCGCCTGTTCCAATAACTATATCTGCATTAAATCCTTTTATAATCTTCATGCTATTTGTAACGGAGCGCAAAAGTTTTACCGGAAGCCCTAAATTTTTATGTAAACGCTTTCGGTCAAAGCCCGCAATGTCAATTATTTTGAAATTATAATTATATTCTGGAACTAATCTCTCTTCCAATCTGCCTTTTGCTCCTATAAAAAGAATTTCAACTTCTTCATAATTTTTTTTCAACGCATCGGCAATTGCAATCGCCGGATAAATATGACCTCCGGTGCCTCCGCCAGAAATTATAATTTTCATCTTATCGATTCCTCAAGAAACGGAGTCCATTCCGTATCTGCAGGTTCATTTCTGAAAGATGAAATATTTAGCAGAACTCCTATTGCTATCGAGTTAATTATCATCGCAGTTCCGCCGTAACTAATGAATGGCATTGGAACCCCTGTTGTTGGAATTAAACCTGTCGATACACACATATTCACAATTGCATAAAGAGAAATTATTGTTGTTATTCCGAATGCAACATATCTTCCAAAATCTTCCGTCATATCTTTTGCGATTTTATAACCGCGAATCATTATCACTGCGAAAAGAGCAACTACAATGAACGTTCCTATAAAGCCATATTCCTCACCGACAACTGAAAAAATAAAATCACCGTGTGCTTCAGGCAGAAAATATTCTTTTTGAAGCGAGTTGCCCGGACCAATACCAAATATTCCTCCATTACCAAAACCAATCATCGCTTGTTGAAGCTGGTAATTAGAATTACCCCCTGAAGTATACTCGGCATGCGATGAAAGACGTCCCATTATGTATGACTTCGATAAGACAAATATAACAGCAAATGGAATCAAGGCAGTAATTGTATAAAAAATATGTTTCAGCTTCACAGGCGAATTAAGCAATATCAAGATGCTGGTTATAAAAATTAATGATGCAGTCGAAAAGTTGGGTTGAAGCGCTACCAAAATTGTTACAAGTAAAATGTAAAACAAAATCGGCAAGTATCCTCTATATAGCATCTGCACATAATCTTTTTTTCTTACCAGCAAAGTTGAGACATAAATTATCAAAGTGAATTTCGCAACGTCCGATGGTTGAAAACTCAACGGTCCTAAGCTTATCCATCTGCTCGCGCCTTTTATTTCGCTCACACCGCCGACAAAAATAAACGCAAGCATTCCAATCGAAATCCAGATTAAATATTTTCCCCAATCCATGTATGCTTTATAGTTAAATCTAGCAAATAGGAAGATGCAGAAAATCGAAATCGCAACTTTAATCAGGTGTTGTTTAAACATATAATCCGGGTCGTTGAATTTGTCCATAGAAAAAGTTGAGCTTGAGCTGTAAACCGCACCAAGACTGAAAATCAGCAGAAACAATACCGCAAGTAAAATCCAGACGTCTATTTTATAATCTTTTAATCTCACTTTAAGCTTACTTTAAACTATTTACAAATTTTTTAAATTCGTTTCCTCTGTGTTCGAAATTTTCGAACATATCAAAACTTTTAAACGCAGGAGAAAAAAGAACAACATCACCTTTTAAAGATTTTTTATTTGCTATATCAACAGCAACTTCGAGAGAATCAGCTTTTATTGTGTTTACTTTATCATTAAAAAATTCAGAAATTTGATTTTTTGATTCGCCTATTGCAATTATTTGCTTAACTTTTTGCGACATAAGTTGCTCAAGTGGTGCAAAATCAACCTCCATATCCTGTCCGCCCATTATGAGAATAATATTTTTATCAAAACTTTGAATCCCTACAAGAGCAGAATCAATATTTGTTGCCTTTGAATCATTGTAATACTTGACTCCGTTAATTTCTTTCACAAATTCAATTCTATGCTCAACACCTTTAAAAGTTTTTAAAGTTTTATTTATTACCTCATTCGAAATATTAAATCTTTTTGCTGTAATGATTGAAGCCATCGCATTAGCAATATTATGCCTGCCTTTTATGAACACTTCGGTTGAATTAATAATTTTATCCAATTCATTTTTTTGATTATCAAAATAATAAATCATATTATTTTTCAAATAACATCCCGATGTCAGAAATTCATCCATTAATTCATCCGATAGTGTGAACGCTGCTTTATCAGCTATCACATTGCAATCATTAAAATTATTCCTTATGTACTCGTCGTCATAATTAAAAATAAATAAATCATTTTCATCCTGATTCATTGCGATTTTCATTTTTGACCTGAAATAATTTTCCATTGTCTTATGCCAGCTTAGATGATCTTCGGTAAAATTCAAAAAAACCGAAACAGCAGGTTTGAATTTCTCAGTGCTTTCAAGCTGATAACTGCTCGCTTCAAGAATTACAATTGATTTTTCAGTTAAATCATTTAACACTTCGGAAAACGCTAAGCCGACATTTCCGCAGACTTTAACATCAAATCCTGCATTTTTAAAAAT
Proteins encoded in this region:
- the murG gene encoding undecaprenyldiphospho-muramoylpentapeptide beta-N-acetylglucosaminyltransferase, which translates into the protein MKIIISGGGTGGHIYPAIAIADALKKNYEEVEILFIGAKGRLEERLVPEYNYNFKIIDIAGFDRKRLHKNLGLPVKLLRSVTNSMKIIKGFNADIVIGTGGFVCFPVVYAAQRLKMPNVIQEGNSFAGKTVKMLSKRADKVIVNFDDTRKYLKRNDNVIRISHPIRSSMHRIDKVEAKAKLGLDNNKTIFIFGGSQGAAGINDAIAEIAKKLAEKNINIIWQTGKAQYENLKNKFEKFSYRIKIFEFINDMQTAYSAADLVICRAGIGSIMELASMKQPAILVPYPFATENHQEFNARSLEKENAAIVILQKNLYGDLFNKINEVLFDETRLAKLSDNIFKFADPEAADKIAKIVIETAKK
- a CDS encoding putative peptidoglycan glycosyltransferase FtsW, whose protein sequence is MRLKDYKIDVWILLAVLFLLIFSLGAVYSSSSTFSMDKFNDPDYMFKQHLIKVAISIFCIFLFARFNYKAYMDWGKYLIWISIGMLAFIFVGGVSEIKGASRWISLGPLSFQPSDVAKFTLIIYVSTLLVRKKDYVQMLYRGYLPILFYILLVTILVALQPNFSTASLIFITSILILLNSPVKLKHIFYTITALIPFAVIFVLSKSYIMGRLSSHAEYTSGGNSNYQLQQAMIGFGNGGIFGIGPGNSLQKEYFLPEAHGDFIFSVVGEEYGFIGTFIVVALFAVIMIRGYKIAKDMTEDFGRYVAFGITTIISLYAIVNMCVSTGLIPTTGVPMPFISYGGTAMIINSIAIGVLLNISSFRNEPADTEWTPFLEESIR
- the murD gene encoding UDP-N-acetylmuramoyl-L-alanine--D-glutamate ligase, which produces MNDNFLNNSFAILGAGRSGFALAKYLSDKGAKVFLSDENSESKLKYIDVNVLNKMKIGYEFGGHSHKVYGYDVIVKSPGIPMEAEVILNSIKNKKKVYGEVEVAYRFCPCPVIAITGTNGKTTTTILTGEIFKNAGFDVKVCGNVGLAFSEVLNDLTEKSIVILEASSYQLESTEKFKPAVSVFLNFTEDHLSWHKTMENYFRSKMKIAMNQDENDLFIFNYDDEYIRNNFNDCNVIADKAAFTLSDELMDEFLTSGCYLKNNMIYYFDNQKNELDKIINSTEVFIKGRHNIANAMASIITAKRFNISNEVINKTLKTFKGVEHRIEFVKEINGVKYYNDSKATNIDSALVGIQSFDKNIILIMGGQDMEVDFAPLEQLMSQKVKQIIAIGESKNQISEFFNDKVNTIKADSLEVAVDIANKKSLKGDVVLFSPAFKSFDMFENFEHRGNEFKKFVNSLK